Proteins found in one Zea mays cultivar B73 chromosome 1, Zm-B73-REFERENCE-NAM-5.0, whole genome shotgun sequence genomic segment:
- the LOC100278138 gene encoding carboxypeptidase SOL1 isoform X1, whose amino-acid sequence MARPSRRTPATIRQMMEPTSHFHVNFLKISLGSQMVRGYMSNTELETAVHAFGSRCSNISRVYSIGKSVNHFPLWVIEISDKPKQRESEPAFKFIGNVHGDEPVAREVLMHLANWLCDNYLKDSLATLIVENMHLHILPTMNPDGFALRWHGNANNIDLNRDFPDQPKLKFFPVNNDIDYRQPETRAIMNWVKQEHFTTSASLHGGALVANYPWDGTRDTRSVGIYHFANLHQQQNMYMAKTNH is encoded by the exons atggCGAGGCCATCAAGGAGGACACCGGCCACGATCCGTCAG ATGATGGAGCCCACGAGCCATTTTCACGTAAACTTCTTGAAGATAAGCCTCGGATCAC AAATGGTCCGTGGATATATGAGCAACACTGAGCTTGAGACCGCTGTACATGCCTTTGGAAGTCGTTGTTCCAATATCTCCAGGGTGTACAG CATTGGAAAGAGTGTGAATCATTTTCCATTG TGGGTGATTGAAATATCAGACAAGCCCAAGCAAAGGGAATCTGAACCAGCATTCAAG TTCATTGGAAACGTTCATGGTGATGAGCCTGTTGCAAGAGAGGTTCTTATGCATCTTGCAAATTGGCTGTGTGATAACTATCTGAAAGATTCACTG GCAACTCTCATTGTTGAGAACATGCACCTTCATATACTTCCGACAATGAACCCTGATGGGTTTGCTCTTAGATGGCATGGTAATGCAAACAATATTGATCTCAACAGGGATTTTCCTGACCAA CCGAAATTGAAGTTCTTCCCCGTTAACAACGATATTGACTACAGACAGCCTGAAACTAGAGCCATTATGAATTGGGTAAAGCAAGAACACTTCAcgacttctgctagcttgcatggg GGGGCTCTTGTTGCCAACTATCCATGGGATGGAACTAGAGACACAAG GTCTGTTGGCATCTATCATTTTGCAAATTTGCACCAGCAACAGAACATGTACATGGCGAAGACAAATCATTAG
- the LOC100278138 gene encoding carboxypeptidase SOL1 isoform X2 has translation MARPSRRTPATIRQMMEPTSHFHVNFLKISLGSQMVRGYMSNTELETAVHAFGSRCSNISRVYSIGKSVNHFPLWVIEISDKPKQRESEPAFKFIGNVHGDEPVAREVLMHLANWLCDNYLKDSLATLIVENMHLHILPTMNPDGFALRWHGNANNIDLNRDFPDQFFPVNNDIDYRQPETRAIMNWVKQEHFTTSASLHGGALVANYPWDGTRDTRSVGIYHFANLHQQQNMYMAKTNH, from the exons atggCGAGGCCATCAAGGAGGACACCGGCCACGATCCGTCAG ATGATGGAGCCCACGAGCCATTTTCACGTAAACTTCTTGAAGATAAGCCTCGGATCAC AAATGGTCCGTGGATATATGAGCAACACTGAGCTTGAGACCGCTGTACATGCCTTTGGAAGTCGTTGTTCCAATATCTCCAGGGTGTACAG CATTGGAAAGAGTGTGAATCATTTTCCATTG TGGGTGATTGAAATATCAGACAAGCCCAAGCAAAGGGAATCTGAACCAGCATTCAAG TTCATTGGAAACGTTCATGGTGATGAGCCTGTTGCAAGAGAGGTTCTTATGCATCTTGCAAATTGGCTGTGTGATAACTATCTGAAAGATTCACTG GCAACTCTCATTGTTGAGAACATGCACCTTCATATACTTCCGACAATGAACCCTGATGGGTTTGCTCTTAGATGGCATGGTAATGCAAACAATATTGATCTCAACAGGGATTTTCCTGACCAA TTCTTCCCCGTTAACAACGATATTGACTACAGACAGCCTGAAACTAGAGCCATTATGAATTGGGTAAAGCAAGAACACTTCAcgacttctgctagcttgcatggg GGGGCTCTTGTTGCCAACTATCCATGGGATGGAACTAGAGACACAAG GTCTGTTGGCATCTATCATTTTGCAAATTTGCACCAGCAACAGAACATGTACATGGCGAAGACAAATCATTAG
- the LOC100278138 gene encoding carboxypeptidase SOL1 isoform X6, translated as MARPSRRTPATIRQMMEPTSHFHVNFLKISLGSQMVRGYMSNTELETAVHAFGSRCSNISRVYSIGKSVNHFPLWVIEISDKPKQRESEPAFKFIGNVHGDEPVAREVLMHLANWLCDNYLKDSLATLIVENMHLHILPTMNPDGFALRWHGNANNIDLNRDFPDQTA; from the exons atggCGAGGCCATCAAGGAGGACACCGGCCACGATCCGTCAG ATGATGGAGCCCACGAGCCATTTTCACGTAAACTTCTTGAAGATAAGCCTCGGATCAC AAATGGTCCGTGGATATATGAGCAACACTGAGCTTGAGACCGCTGTACATGCCTTTGGAAGTCGTTGTTCCAATATCTCCAGGGTGTACAG CATTGGAAAGAGTGTGAATCATTTTCCATTG TGGGTGATTGAAATATCAGACAAGCCCAAGCAAAGGGAATCTGAACCAGCATTCAAG TTCATTGGAAACGTTCATGGTGATGAGCCTGTTGCAAGAGAGGTTCTTATGCATCTTGCAAATTGGCTGTGTGATAACTATCTGAAAGATTCACTG GCAACTCTCATTGTTGAGAACATGCACCTTCATATACTTCCGACAATGAACCCTGATGGGTTTGCTCTTAGATGGCATGGTAATGCAAACAATATTGATCTCAACAGGGATTTTCCTGACCAA ACAGCCTGA
- the LOC100278138 gene encoding carboxypeptidase SOL1 isoform X5 — protein sequence MARPSRRTPATIRQMMEPTSHFHVNFLKISLGSQMVRGYMSNTELETAVHAFGSRCSNISRVYSIGKSVNHFPLWVIEISDKPKQRESEPAFKFIGNVHGDEPVAREVLMHLANWLCDNYLKDSLATLIVENMHLHILPTMNPDGFALRWHGNANNIDLNRDFPDQPFN from the exons atggCGAGGCCATCAAGGAGGACACCGGCCACGATCCGTCAG ATGATGGAGCCCACGAGCCATTTTCACGTAAACTTCTTGAAGATAAGCCTCGGATCAC AAATGGTCCGTGGATATATGAGCAACACTGAGCTTGAGACCGCTGTACATGCCTTTGGAAGTCGTTGTTCCAATATCTCCAGGGTGTACAG CATTGGAAAGAGTGTGAATCATTTTCCATTG TGGGTGATTGAAATATCAGACAAGCCCAAGCAAAGGGAATCTGAACCAGCATTCAAG TTCATTGGAAACGTTCATGGTGATGAGCCTGTTGCAAGAGAGGTTCTTATGCATCTTGCAAATTGGCTGTGTGATAACTATCTGAAAGATTCACTG GCAACTCTCATTGTTGAGAACATGCACCTTCATATACTTCCGACAATGAACCCTGATGGGTTTGCTCTTAGATGGCATGGTAATGCAAACAATATTGATCTCAACAGGGATTTTCCTGACCAA CCATTCAATTGA
- the LOC100278138 gene encoding carboxypeptidase SOL1 isoform X3 produces MVRGYMSNTELETAVHAFGSRCSNISRVYSIGKSVNHFPLWVIEISDKPKQRESEPAFKFIGNVHGDEPVAREVLMHLANWLCDNYLKDSLATLIVENMHLHILPTMNPDGFALRWHGNANNIDLNRDFPDQPKLKFFPVNNDIDYRQPETRAIMNWVKQEHFTTSASLHGGALVANYPWDGTRDTRSVGIYHFANLHQQQNMYMAKTNH; encoded by the exons ATGGTCCGTGGATATATGAGCAACACTGAGCTTGAGACCGCTGTACATGCCTTTGGAAGTCGTTGTTCCAATATCTCCAGGGTGTACAG CATTGGAAAGAGTGTGAATCATTTTCCATTG TGGGTGATTGAAATATCAGACAAGCCCAAGCAAAGGGAATCTGAACCAGCATTCAAG TTCATTGGAAACGTTCATGGTGATGAGCCTGTTGCAAGAGAGGTTCTTATGCATCTTGCAAATTGGCTGTGTGATAACTATCTGAAAGATTCACTG GCAACTCTCATTGTTGAGAACATGCACCTTCATATACTTCCGACAATGAACCCTGATGGGTTTGCTCTTAGATGGCATGGTAATGCAAACAATATTGATCTCAACAGGGATTTTCCTGACCAA CCGAAATTGAAGTTCTTCCCCGTTAACAACGATATTGACTACAGACAGCCTGAAACTAGAGCCATTATGAATTGGGTAAAGCAAGAACACTTCAcgacttctgctagcttgcatggg GGGGCTCTTGTTGCCAACTATCCATGGGATGGAACTAGAGACACAAG GTCTGTTGGCATCTATCATTTTGCAAATTTGCACCAGCAACAGAACATGTACATGGCGAAGACAAATCATTAG
- the LOC100278138 gene encoding carboxypeptidase SOL1 isoform X7 codes for MVRGYMSNTELETAVHAFGSRCSNISRVYSIGKSVNHFPLWVIEISDKPKQRESEPAFKFIGNVHGDEPVAREVLMHLANWLCDNYLKDSLATLIVENMHLHILPTMNPDGFALRWHGNANNIDLNRDFPDQFFPVNNDIDYRQPETRAIMNWVKQEHFTTSASLHGGALVANYPWDGTRDTRSVGIYHFANLHQQQNMYMAKTNH; via the exons ATGGTCCGTGGATATATGAGCAACACTGAGCTTGAGACCGCTGTACATGCCTTTGGAAGTCGTTGTTCCAATATCTCCAGGGTGTACAG CATTGGAAAGAGTGTGAATCATTTTCCATTG TGGGTGATTGAAATATCAGACAAGCCCAAGCAAAGGGAATCTGAACCAGCATTCAAG TTCATTGGAAACGTTCATGGTGATGAGCCTGTTGCAAGAGAGGTTCTTATGCATCTTGCAAATTGGCTGTGTGATAACTATCTGAAAGATTCACTG GCAACTCTCATTGTTGAGAACATGCACCTTCATATACTTCCGACAATGAACCCTGATGGGTTTGCTCTTAGATGGCATGGTAATGCAAACAATATTGATCTCAACAGGGATTTTCCTGACCAA TTCTTCCCCGTTAACAACGATATTGACTACAGACAGCCTGAAACTAGAGCCATTATGAATTGGGTAAAGCAAGAACACTTCAcgacttctgctagcttgcatggg GGGGCTCTTGTTGCCAACTATCCATGGGATGGAACTAGAGACACAAG GTCTGTTGGCATCTATCATTTTGCAAATTTGCACCAGCAACAGAACATGTACATGGCGAAGACAAATCATTAG
- the LOC100278138 gene encoding carboxypeptidase SOL1 isoform X4, giving the protein MGGLLLPTIHGMELETQGLLASIILQICTSNRTCTWRRQIIRAQYDFVSHCNILNNDFTSYNKHYYGCPDDKTFQHMASVYSRSHYNMSLSKEFEGGITNGAFWYPIYGGMQDWNYIHGGCFELTLEISDTKWPKADELPIIWEHSRMSMLNLLASLIKIARTGLLSKLRFQWPIPSYTGH; this is encoded by the exons atggg GGGGCTCTTGTTGCCAACTATCCATGGGATGGAACTAGAGACACAAG GTCTGTTGGCATCTATCATTTTGCAAATTTGCACCAGCAACAGAACATGTACATGGCGAAGACAAATCATTAG GGctcaatatgactttgtttcaCATTGTAACATCCTCAACAATGATTTTACTTCTTACAACAAACACTACTACGGATGTCCTGATGATAAGACATTCCAGCACATGGCATCTGTGTATAGTCGGTCTCACTATAACATGTCTTTGAGCAAAGAATTTGAAGGAGGGATAACAAATGGAGCATTCTG GTACCCAATATATGGTGGTATGCAAGACTGGAACTATATACATGGAGGCTGCTTTGAGTTAACTCTGGAGATTAGTGACACAAAGTGGCCAAAAGCAGATGAG CTTCCTATCATCTGGGAACACAGTAGGATGAGTATGCTCAATCTTCTAGCAAGCCTAATAAAG ATTGCAAGAACGGGACTGCTAAGCAAGCTAAGATTTCAATGGCCTATTCCTTCATACACAGGCCATTGA